The Starkeya sp. ORNL1 DNA window GCAGCGGGACCGCAGGGCAAATGGTCGGCGATGCGGCGAGGATGCGCGAGTAACGATTTCGCGTGCTTTGCCGTCCCCACCCGTCGTCATCCCGGCCGAAGCAAAGCGAAGAGCCGGGATCGCAGGAAAGTCAGGCGCACTCTCGGCGCGCGATCCCGGCTCTCCGGCTACGCCTCCGGCCGGGATGACGACTCCTAGGGGTCAGCCTTTCAGGAACGGGTTCGTCACCTTCTCCATGCCGATGTTCGTAGCATTGCCGTGGCCCGGCAGGATGGTGAAGGCGTCGCCCAGGGTGAGCAGCTTGGTCTTGATGCCCTGGACCAGCAGCGCGCCGTCGCCATAAGGGAAATCGCTGCGGCCGACCGAGCGCTGGAACAGCGTGTCGCCCACGATGGCGATGAAATTGTCCTTGTTCACCAGCACGATATGTCCCGGCGTGTGGCCCGGCACCTGCAGCACCTCGAACGGCAGGCCGGCAATGTCGACGCTGTCGCCCTCATTGAGCCAGCGGCCAGGGGTCACCACCCGGCCGGGAATGCCGGTGCGCAGGCCGTCCGCAGGCAGGTTGTCGAGCAGGAACTTGTCGGCCTCGTTAGGCCCCTCGACCGGGATGTTCAGCGTCTCGGCGAGTTCGGCAGCGCCGCCGGCATGGTCGATATGGCCGTGGGTGAGCACAATCTTCTCGGCCGTGACCTCGAGTTCCTCCAGCGCGGCGAGGATGTTGGGCAAGTCGCCGCCGGGATCGATTACCGCGCCGCGTTTCGTCGTCTCGTCCCAGACGATGGAGCAGTTCTGCTGGAACGGGGTGACGGGAACGATGGCGATCTTCAGTTCTGGCATGTCATCTCCTCGGCTGGGCGGGCGGAGATTGGGGGATCGGGAGGGCTCCCGCAAGATGCCGCTTCGCAAGCCGCGCCTTGTGGCACCGCAACGCCGATGCTATCCCGCGCGGCATGAGCACCGCGCCGATCACCAACATTCGCAACTTTTCCATCGTCGCCCATATCGACCATGGCAAGTCGACCCTCGCCGACCGCCTCATCCAGACCACGGGTGGGCTGACGGAGCGCGAGATGACCGACCAGGTGCTCGACAGCATGGATATCGAGCGCGAGCGCGGCATCACCATCAAGGCGCAGACGGTGCGGCTCGCCTACCAGGCCAAGGACGGCAACACCTATGTCCTCAACCTGATCGACACGCCCGGCCATGTCGACTTCGCCTATGAGGTGAACCGCTCGTTGGCCGCCGTCGAGGGCTCGCTGCTGGTGGTCGACGCCTCGCAGGGTGTCGAGGCCCAGACGCTGGCGAATGTCTATCAGGCGATCGACAACAATCACGAGATCGTCCCGGTCCTCAACAAGGTCGACCTGCCGGCGGCCGAGCCGGACAAGGTGAAGGCACAGATCGAGGACGTGATCGGGCTCGACGCCTCCGATGCCATCCTGATCTCCGCTAAGACCGGCCTCGGCATTCCCGACGTGCTGGAAGCCATCGTCACCCGCCTGCCGCCGCCCAAGGGCGACCGCGAGGCGCCGCTGAAGGCGCTCCTCGTGGACTCTTGGTACGACGTCTATCTCGGCGTCGTGGTGCTGGTACGCATCGTCGACGGCGTGATGAAGAAGGGCCAGCGGGTCAAGATGATGCAGACCGGCGCGGCCTATGAGGTCGACCGGGTCGGCGTGTTCACGCCGAAGCTCACCGCAATGCCCGAACTTGGTCCCGGCGAGATCGGCTTCCTCACCGGTTCGATCAAGGAAGTGGCGGATACCCGCGTCGGCGACACCATCACCGAGGAAAAGCGTCCCGCGGCCGAAGCGCTGCCCGGCTTCAAGCCGGCCCAGCCGGTGGTGTTCTGCGGCCTGTTCCCGGTCGATGCCGCCGATTTCGAGGATCTGCGCGCGGCGATGGGCAAGCTCCGGCTCAACGATGCCAGCTTCTCCTTCGAGATGGAGACCTCGGCAGCGCTCGGCTTCGGCTTCCGCTGCGGCTTCCTCGGGCTGCTGCATCTGGAGATCATCCAGGAGCGGCTGGAGCGCGAGTTCAATCTCGATCTCATCGCCACCGCGCCGTCGGTCATCTACGAGATCGAGCTGAATGACGGCACAGTGCTGGACCTGCACAACCCGGCCGACATGCCGGACGTGGTGCGCATCAAGGAGATCCGCGAGCCGTGGATCCGCGCGACCATCCTGACCCCCGACGATTATCTCGGCGCGGTGCTCAAGCTCTGCCAGGACCGACGCGGCACGCAGGTCGAGCTGACCTATGTCGGCTCGCGCGCCATGGTCACCTACGACCTGCCGCTGAATGAAGTGGTGTTCGACTTCTATGACCGGCTGAAGTCGATCTCCAAGGGCTATGCCTCGTTCGACTACCAGATCACCGATTATCGCGTCGGCGACCTGGTGAAGATGTCGATCCTGGTCAATGCCGAGCCGGTCGACGCGCTCTCCATGCTGGTGCACCGCAACCGCGCAGAATATCGCGGCCGGGCGATGTGCGAGAAGCTGAAGGACCTGATCCCGCAGCATCTGTTCCAGATCCCGATCCAGGCGGCGATCGGCGCCAAGATCATCGCCCGCGAGACCATCCGCGCGCTGCGCAAGGATGTGACGGCGAAGTGTTATGGCGGCGACATCACCCGCAAGCGCAAGCTTCTGGAGAAGCAGAAGGAAGGCAAGAAGAAGATGCGCCAGTTCGGCCGCGTCGAGATCCCGCAGGAAGCCTTCATCGCCGCGCTGAAGGTGGACGACTAGAGCACAGCGCGTCCGCTGCCGCTTCCGAATCGACGGTATTTATGCTCCCATCCGCGCGGGTCGATCGGCTCAGCAGGAGATGGGACCATGTACAAATTCGAAGTGTATCAGGACAAGGCTGGCGAGTTCCGTTTCCGCTTCAAGGCTTCGAACGGTGAGACCATGTTCTCGTCGGAAGGCTACAAGGCCAAGGCCTCGGCGCTGAGTGCGATCGAATCGATCAAGAAGAACGCGCCCGGCGCCACGGTGGTCGAGCTGCCGGCGGCCGACGCCAAGGCCTGAGTGCCGCTCTGCCCTGAACTCCTGCCATGAAAAAGGCCGGGCATGGGCCCGGCCTTTCGTCGTCGTTTTGTCGTCTCGTCAGATGACGTAAGGCGGGATGCGGTAATAATCATCGACCTTGCTGTCCCAGTCGCGCGACGTCCAACTATTCTCGTCGAGGCTCGAGTGGTGCGGCGCGCCGGTGAGCTGTTCATCGGTGATGTCGACGACATAGCCGTCCAGATTCTCGTCATATTTCAGCAATGACCACGGCAGCGGGTAGTAGTCCTCGCCGAAGCCGAGGAAGCCGCCGAAGCTCATCACGGCATAGGCGGTCTGGCCGGTCAGCTTGTCGATCATCACGCGTGCGATCGAGCCGATGCGCTCGCCGTTGGGGCGATATACCGCGGTGCCTTCCACTTTGTCGCTACCGATCAGTGTCGTGGTCTCGCGGGATTCGAGGTTCTGCTGGGTGCTCGTCATCTGGTCCTCCATTGCGTCATGAGGACCAACGCACCGCTGATGGCGAGGTTCCGGCGAAAATGCGGCCGTTGCCGGTGCTGCCAGAGTGCGCAATGATCGCGCGGCTGAGCTTTGCGGAGGCGAAGGCACATGGCGATCGTCATCGAAGCACCACCGGAGATCGGTCCGGAATTATTGGCGCACCTTCAGGAGAAAGGGCTCGCGGCCACAGCGCCGGAGCGGCGCAATTTCGAGTTCGGCGGCGAGCATCTGTTCCAGATCATGCTGGCGTTCTCGACCGTCGGGCTTGCAGAGATCGTGCGCTTCACCATAGCGCGCTATGCCCCGGAAGGCTCGGCACCCGAGAAAGCGATCGCCGCGGTCAGGGAACTGGTCGTCGTGATCGATGGCGAGAAGGTGCCGCTCGATCGCCTCATCAGGCCCGGCGAGATCGAGAAGATCGCCAAAGAGCGTGACGAGATTTAACCTCGACCGGGCGACTCTCTCTGGGACCTTCTAGAACAACCCCATCCTCAGGGCCAGACCAAAAACTCCAGACCACCCTCATCCCCGGACTTGATCCGGGGATCCAGCCCATCCGCATGCACCCGGTCCAAAGTCTGGATCCCCGGATCAAGTCCGGGGATGAGGGCGTGAGTGGGATGGCTCGCGTCGGTACAGTGCGAGGTTCAGCTCAGCGTCAGCGGCACCGGGCGCACGCCGGCGTGGTGCAGGGCTTCGAGACTCGGCGCGACGGCCTGCCAATAGGCCTCGATGACGTTGAGCAGCGTCTTGCAGATGGCGAAATAGCCGTCCTGCGGCTCGATGCCGGTGACATTCATCACATAGGTCCGCAGCATCTCCGCTCGCATCCAGGGCGAGGGATGGGTCGGCGTCTCATGCGCGGCGGAGTTGGTGGCGCCGGTGTTCAGCACATCGACGGCGCGCAGCAAAATTTCCATGCCGGCTAAGAAACTGCAGCAGGCGGCGAAGGCGAAGGGCGCGTCGAAGCCGAAGCGCGCCAGCGTGCCGGCGGTGATGGTGAGGCCGAAGCCGTCCGCCTCGAATTCCTGCTGCCAGGACGGCAGGTACTCCGCGCCGCCTTCGTCCTCACGCGCGAGCGGACGCGTCACAGAGCGATCGAAATGCTCCAGAAAGGCGTGGCCGCGCTCATGGGCGACCACGAACAGTTCCATGCCGTCGAGCAGTCCGGCATGCAGCACCTCGCGTTCCGGCTCGTTGAAATAGGCCGCGGCATGATGCGGGTCGCCATGGACGGCATAGGCGGTGACGAGATCGAAGAAGCGCCCGCGCAATTCCTCGCCCTCAGTGTCCTGCGCCATGATGCGGGCGACGGCGCGGCTGGAATCCGCGCTATGGACCCGGCTGCCATCCGGGCCGGGGTCGAGCGGAAAGGCTCGGCTGATGGCCTTGGCGAACAGATTGGCGAAGCCGAACACGCCGCTTTCGATCAGCACGAGGAAATAGGCCGGGCTGTCGATGGCCACCGCCATGGCATTGACGCGGCCGGAATGCACGGTGCCGAACAGCGGGCGCGGGCCGGGCCAGCGCGCGGTGTCGTGCGCGTCCTCGATCAGGCCGTGGAGGCGCAGCAGCGTGCCGGCGGTTGAAGGCAGTTCGAACCGGCTGACCCGCCGCTCGGCGTGAAGCTGCGGATAGTCCGCCATCTGCTGGCGCACATAGTCCTCATATTCCGGCGTGCCGGTGCGGCGGGGCAGGGCGTCCAGCCGGGCGAGGCCCTCCTTCTCGACACGCCCGCCGCGCTCGCGCATCGTCTTGACGAAGCTGCGGCCATAATGGAGCTGAAGCTCCTCCAGCCGGGTCATCGCATGGTCGAGATCGTCCGCCATCGGCCGCTATCCCGCTTCGGATAGAGCAGCCTAGCAGCCTCCCATGACGTCTGCATCGGCGCTTTTTGGCGGGCCGAGTGTGGCGGCGGCGTGCTTGCGGTATACCCGCCGCTTTGCTGCTATGTCTCGACGGGGGAGAACCATGCCATGATTCAGGGTACCGACAAGACGCCCATGCTCAGCCGCCGCGCGGCATTGCGGCTCGGCACAAGCGTGTTCGGCGGGCTCGCGCTGGCGGGACTGATGCCGGCGCTGGCGCAGACCGACCCCGACATGGCGGCGATCGCGGCGATGAAGCCCGGCGAATTCGTCTGGTATCCAGAGCGGGCGCCGGAAGGCTTCGTCGCCATCGTGGTCTCGCTGCCGGACCAGCGCGCTTATGTCTATCGCAACGGCATTCGTATCGGCGCCACCACGGTGTCGACCGGCAAGGAGGGCCACCAGACGCCGGTCGGGGTGTTCACCATCCTCGAGAAGGACGTGACGCACCATTCCTCGATCTATAACGAGGCGTCGATGCCCTATACCGAGCGCCTTACCTGGTCCGGGGTGGCGCTGCATGCCGGCGGGCTGCCGGGCTATCCGTCCTCCCACGGCTGCATCCATCTGCCGATCGCCTTTGCCAAGCTGGTGTTCGGCGTGACGCATTACGGCACGCCGGTGATCGTCGCCGACAACCATTCCCAGCCGATGGACGTGCTGCATCCGGGCCTGTTGCTCACCGCGGATGCGGACAAGGCGATCCAGGCGGCGGAAGCCACCGCCAAGGCGACGCCGGGTCCGACCGCGCAGGAGAGCGCAAACGCCGCCGAACTGGGTGCCGGAGCCGTCGCCATGGTGGTGAGCGGCGCTGACAAGACGCTCACCGTGATGAAGGGCGGCGATGTCGCCTTCACTGCGCCGGTGACGATCCGCGATCCGCAGACCCCGCTCGGCAACGTCGTCTATGTGCTGAAGAACACCAATGGCGACATCGCCTGGACCGCCTTCGCCTATGAGGGCAACAGCGTGCAACAGGGCAAGCCGGCGAACGCCATCGACCGCATCACCGTGGCGCCCGACGCCAACAAGACGCTGGCGAGCCTGCTGGTACCGGGCTCGACCATGCTGGTGACGGACCTGCCGGCGCATCCCGGCACGCGTACCGATGAGGATTTCGTCATCATGGACCATGAGGCCACCTCATGATCCGGACGAGGACTGCGTTCGGCGTCGCCGCCGCACTTACGGCACTGGTGTGGGCAGCGCCCGGCTTCGCGCAGTCCTCCATCGACACCACCCCCGCCAAGCAACTGTTCGGCGCGGTGAAGGGGCCGGTCGACATGAAGCCGCAGTCCATCGGCTTCTATTCCAAGGGCTGCCTTGCCGGCGGCGAGATGCTGCCGATCAACGGGCCGACCTGGCAGGCGATGCGGCTGTCGCGCAATCGCAATTGGGGCCATCCGGAGATGGTCAATTTCCTCGAGCGTTTCTCGGCGAAGGTGCCGAAGGTGTCGAACTGGCCGGGCATACTGGTCGGCGACATGGCCCAGCCGCGCGGCGGCCCGATGTCGAGCGGCCATGCCTCGCACCAGATCGGGCTCGATGCCGATATCTGGCTCACCCCGATGCCAAACCGGGAGTTCAACCGGCAGGAGCGCGAGGACATCTCCGCCACCATGATCGTGCGCAAGGACCGCCTCGACGTTAACGCGGACGTGTGGACGCCCTCGCTGGTGGCGGTGATCAAGGCGGCGGCGAGTGACCCGGAGGTCGAGCGCGTGCTGGTGAACGCCGCGATCAAGAAGGCGCTGTGCCGCGACGCCGGCAGGGACCGTGCCTGGCTGCAGAAAGTGCGGCCCTATTGGGGGCACGACTACCACATGCATGTGCGCATCGGCTGCCAGCCCGGCAGCCCGACCTGCAAGTCGCAGGACGCGGTGGTGCCGGGCGAGGGCTGCGGCAAGGAGCTCGACTGGTGGTTCTCCGACGCCGTGCTGCACCCCAAGCCGGCGCCGAAGCCCCCGGTCCCGCCGAAGCCCAAGCCGCCGATGATGCTGAAGGACATGCCGGAAGCTTGCCGGCAGGTGCTGCTGGGGCAGTGAGGGGCGGGGCGTCGCTCATTAGGAACGACCTCGTCCCGAGAGGCCGACCGAAAACTCCAGATCGCCCTCATCCCCGGACTTGATCCGGGGATCCAGCCACGCCGCATGCCCCCGGTCAAAGTCTGGATCCCCGGATCAAGTCCGGGGATGAGGGCCCGAGAGGATGGTCGGCCTCGCGAAGGCGTCCGCCGCGCGAAGCCCCAAAAGGCCGAAAGCATTCACTAAAAAGATAGAGAGGCGCGACGTGCGCGCCTCCCGGTGCATGCAGGGCAGCCGCCCGAGCGGACTACTGGAAGATCTTGGTGAACTGGCGCTTGATCGCCGGGCCTTCCTTGTCGATGTAGTCGAGGTCGATCGGCGTGATGGTCAGGCTGTCGATGGTTGGGCTGCCCGCCGGGGCCGCGATGTCCTCGCGGGCGGAATAGCCGCCGGCCGCCGGGTACATCTGCTGGGCTTCATCGCTGAGCAGGAAGTTCATGAACAGCTTGGCGGCGTTCGGGTGCGGGCCGCCCTTGATGATGGCTGTCGGCGCCGGGACGATGAAGGTGCCGTCCTTCGGGTACACCGCCTCGATTGGGAAGCCGGCGAGCTTGGCGTCGGCAGCATAGGAGTTGCTGGCGGCCACCGCGATCAGGCGCTCGCCCCGCTTGACCATGTCGGACACCTGCTGGCCGCCCTGGACCACCATGGCGCCGTTCTTGGCCAGCTTCTGGTAATAGTCCCAGCCGAGATTCTTCGCGATCATGCCGGTCACCGCGACCTGCATCGCCGAGAAGGAGGGATCAGCCATCACCAGCTGGTCCTTGTATTTCGGGTCGGTCAGGTCGGCGAGCGTCTTGGGGACGTCCTGCGGCGCGACCTTGTCGGAGCGATAATACACCGTGACCATGTTCAGGCGCTGGGCGGTATAGGCGCCGCTCGGATCCTTGGCCATCTCCGGCACCTTGTCGAAGTGCTCCGGCTTGAACGCCTCGAACACGCCGGTCTTGGCCAGCGAGGTGATCTCCGCCTGGTCGGAGGCGGTGAGCACGTCCGCTGCCATCCGGCCGGAAGCGGCCTCCTGCTGGAAGCGGCGCATGATCTGCGAGCCGCCGGAGCGGAACAGGTCGACCTTGATGCCGGTCTTCTGGGTGAACAGGTCGGCGGTCTTCTGCGCGATCGCGATCGGCGTGGAAGTGTACCAGGTGACGGTGCCTTCCTCCTTCGCCTTGGCCTCGTCGATCCCGCTCTGGGCATGGGCTGCCGGGCTTAGGGTGAGCGAGGCACCGAGGATCAAGCTCGCCAGAGCCGGCGCCGCCATCCGCGTGAGAGACTTCCGTTCGAACATTGCATTCCTCCCTTTAGTGCCGATCGGTCGGCCTTATCATTGGGTCGAAAGCCACCCCTCAGGCGGCGTGGGCCAGCGGCTTGGTGGCCGCTTCCTGAGGGAACAGCATGCATTGGGTGTGGTCGATCCGCACCTTCAGCACCGCGCCGGGTTCGGCGAGCAGCAGCGGATGCGCCTGCGCCCGCAATTCGCGTCCGCTCGGCAGCTTGACGAGATACTCGACGATATTGCCGAGGAAGGTGCGGTCGGTGACGGTGCCGGTCAGTTCCCCGGTGCCGTCCGTGCCGAGGCTTTCCAGATGGACGTTTTCCGGGCGCACCGCGACGTCGGCGGCGACGCCGGCCTTGGCCCACTCCGGGGTGTCCATCTCCAGCACGGCGTCGGCGCCGATGCGCACATGGCTGCGGTCCAGCACTTCCGCCGGAATGATGTTCACCAGCCCCATGAAGTCGGCGACGGTGCGGTTGGTCGGCTTGGCATAGACCTCGAGCGGCGAGCCATATTGCTGGAGCTTGCCGCCATGCATCACCGCGACCTGATCGGAGAGCGCGAGCGCTTCGGCCTGGTCGTGCGTCACATAGATGAAGGTGATGCCGGTGCGGCGCTGTAACTCCTTCAGCTCGGTGCGCATGCGCTCGCGCAGCTTGGCGTCGAGGTTCGACAGCGGCTCGTCGAGCAGGAGGATGTCGGGCTCCACCACAAGGCTGCGGGCGAGCGCGACGCGCTGCTGCTGGCCGCCGGAGAGTTCGTTCGGGAAGCGGCCTTCGAGGCCGGCCAGGTTGACCAGCGCCAGCATGCGCTCGACCTGGTCCTTCATCTGCGCGGCCGGCGTCTTGCGCAGCTTCAGGCCGAAGACGACGTTCTCGAACACCGTCTTGTGCGGCCACACCGCGTAGTTCTGGAACACCATGCCCATGCCACGATTCTCGGGCGAGACCACCGAACCCGGGGAGGACAGCAGCTTGCCATTGACGTGGATGGTGCCGGCGTCAGGGACCAGATAGCCGGCGATCAGGCGCAGGGTCGTGGTCTTGCCGCAGCCGGACGGGCCGAGCAGGGTGACGAACTGGCTGTCGCCGATCTCCAGATCGAGATTGGACAGCGCCGCCATGTCGGTCTTGCCGGCATAGTTCTTGGCCAAGCCACGGATTGAAATGCCAGCCATCACGCCGCTCCTACCTTGGGACTTTCGATGTTTGCCTTGCCGAGACGACCGCCGCCGAGCTTCGTGGCCAGCCAGATCGCAGCGCCGATGATCACCATGTTGACGACGGCGAGGGCGGCGACCGGCTCGGTGTAGCCGCTCTCGAACAGATTATAGACCGCCACCGCCAGGGTGATGGTGTCGGAGCTGAACAGCAGGATCGAGGCGCTCAGCTCCTGGATGACCGGCACGAACACCAGCAGCCAGCCGGCAAACAGGCCGGGTCGCATCAGCGGCAGGGTGATCTCGCGGGCCGTGGTGACCCAGGGCGCGCCAAGGATGCGGGCGCTCTCCTCCAGCGAGGAGTCGATCTGCCGGAGCGAGGTGCTGGCGGCGCGCACGCCGAGCGGCACGTAGCGGCCGACATAGGCCAGCAGCAGGATCGCCATTGTGCCGTAGAGCGGGATCGGCGTCGACAGCCAGAATTGCAGCAGCGCGACCGCCATGACGATGCCCGGGAGCCCCAACGGTACCAGCGCGATGTAGTCGAGGATGCGCCGGCCGGGGAATTTGGTGCGCAGGTCGATCCAGCTGACGATGGCGCCGATGAAGACGGTAACAGTCGCCGCCACGGTCGCGAGGATCAGGCTGTTGACGATCGCCTTGCGGGTGATGGCGTAGTCGATCAGCACGTA harbors:
- a CDS encoding MBL fold metallo-hydrolase, with protein sequence MPELKIAIVPVTPFQQNCSIVWDETTKRGAVIDPGGDLPNILAALEELEVTAEKIVLTHGHIDHAGGAAELAETLNIPVEGPNEADKFLLDNLPADGLRTGIPGRVVTPGRWLNEGDSVDIAGLPFEVLQVPGHTPGHIVLVNKDNFIAIVGDTLFQRSVGRSDFPYGDGALLVQGIKTKLLTLGDAFTILPGHGNATNIGMEKVTNPFLKG
- the lepA gene encoding translation elongation factor 4, with the protein product MSTAPITNIRNFSIVAHIDHGKSTLADRLIQTTGGLTEREMTDQVLDSMDIERERGITIKAQTVRLAYQAKDGNTYVLNLIDTPGHVDFAYEVNRSLAAVEGSLLVVDASQGVEAQTLANVYQAIDNNHEIVPVLNKVDLPAAEPDKVKAQIEDVIGLDASDAILISAKTGLGIPDVLEAIVTRLPPPKGDREAPLKALLVDSWYDVYLGVVVLVRIVDGVMKKGQRVKMMQTGAAYEVDRVGVFTPKLTAMPELGPGEIGFLTGSIKEVADTRVGDTITEEKRPAAEALPGFKPAQPVVFCGLFPVDAADFEDLRAAMGKLRLNDASFSFEMETSAALGFGFRCGFLGLLHLEIIQERLEREFNLDLIATAPSVIYEIELNDGTVLDLHNPADMPDVVRIKEIREPWIRATILTPDDYLGAVLKLCQDRRGTQVELTYVGSRAMVTYDLPLNEVVFDFYDRLKSISKGYASFDYQITDYRVGDLVKMSILVNAEPVDALSMLVHRNRAEYRGRAMCEKLKDLIPQHLFQIPIQAAIGAKIIARETIRALRKDVTAKCYGGDITRKRKLLEKQKEGKKKMRQFGRVEIPQEAFIAALKVDD
- a CDS encoding YegP family protein, which encodes MYKFEVYQDKAGEFRFRFKASNGETMFSSEGYKAKASALSAIESIKKNAPGATVVELPAADAKA
- a CDS encoding PRC-barrel domain-containing protein; its protein translation is MTSTQQNLESRETTTLIGSDKVEGTAVYRPNGERIGSIARVMIDKLTGQTAYAVMSFGGFLGFGEDYYPLPWSLLKYDENLDGYVVDITDEQLTGAPHHSSLDENSWTSRDWDSKVDDYYRIPPYVI
- a CDS encoding L,D-transpeptidase, which codes for MIQGTDKTPMLSRRAALRLGTSVFGGLALAGLMPALAQTDPDMAAIAAMKPGEFVWYPERAPEGFVAIVVSLPDQRAYVYRNGIRIGATTVSTGKEGHQTPVGVFTILEKDVTHHSSIYNEASMPYTERLTWSGVALHAGGLPGYPSSHGCIHLPIAFAKLVFGVTHYGTPVIVADNHSQPMDVLHPGLLLTADADKAIQAAEATAKATPGPTAQESANAAELGAGAVAMVVSGADKTLTVMKGGDVAFTAPVTIRDPQTPLGNVVYVLKNTNGDIAWTAFAYEGNSVQQGKPANAIDRITVAPDANKTLASLLVPGSTMLVTDLPAHPGTRTDEDFVIMDHEATS
- the mepA gene encoding penicillin-insensitive murein endopeptidase yields the protein MIRTRTAFGVAAALTALVWAAPGFAQSSIDTTPAKQLFGAVKGPVDMKPQSIGFYSKGCLAGGEMLPINGPTWQAMRLSRNRNWGHPEMVNFLERFSAKVPKVSNWPGILVGDMAQPRGGPMSSGHASHQIGLDADIWLTPMPNREFNRQEREDISATMIVRKDRLDVNADVWTPSLVAVIKAAASDPEVERVLVNAAIKKALCRDAGRDRAWLQKVRPYWGHDYHMHVRIGCQPGSPTCKSQDAVVPGEGCGKELDWWFSDAVLHPKPAPKPPVPPKPKPPMMLKDMPEACRQVLLGQ
- a CDS encoding extracellular solute-binding protein → MFERKSLTRMAAPALASLILGASLTLSPAAHAQSGIDEAKAKEEGTVTWYTSTPIAIAQKTADLFTQKTGIKVDLFRSGGSQIMRRFQQEAASGRMAADVLTASDQAEITSLAKTGVFEAFKPEHFDKVPEMAKDPSGAYTAQRLNMVTVYYRSDKVAPQDVPKTLADLTDPKYKDQLVMADPSFSAMQVAVTGMIAKNLGWDYYQKLAKNGAMVVQGGQQVSDMVKRGERLIAVAASNSYAADAKLAGFPIEAVYPKDGTFIVPAPTAIIKGGPHPNAAKLFMNFLLSDEAQQMYPAAGGYSAREDIAAPAGSPTIDSLTITPIDLDYIDKEGPAIKRQFTKIFQ
- a CDS encoding ABC transporter ATP-binding protein, producing the protein MAGISIRGLAKNYAGKTDMAALSNLDLEIGDSQFVTLLGPSGCGKTTTLRLIAGYLVPDAGTIHVNGKLLSSPGSVVSPENRGMGMVFQNYAVWPHKTVFENVVFGLKLRKTPAAQMKDQVERMLALVNLAGLEGRFPNELSGGQQQRVALARSLVVEPDILLLDEPLSNLDAKLRERMRTELKELQRRTGITFIYVTHDQAEALALSDQVAVMHGGKLQQYGSPLEVYAKPTNRTVADFMGLVNIIPAEVLDRSHVRIGADAVLEMDTPEWAKAGVAADVAVRPENVHLESLGTDGTGELTGTVTDRTFLGNIVEYLVKLPSGRELRAQAHPLLLAEPGAVLKVRIDHTQCMLFPQEAATKPLAHAA